One Triticum dicoccoides isolate Atlit2015 ecotype Zavitan chromosome 5B, WEW_v2.0, whole genome shotgun sequence genomic window carries:
- the LOC119310431 gene encoding GDSL esterase/lipase At4g10955-like: MDLGDHFERSGPTHLMARTIDWDKEEHRRCVAASLVNSTYVMEKDRRRWSRAQLAPAWWTSFHFHLEHTRLLEDEHSIFGAIYRHVPPPPGQHHPSAPHYIVAFRGTMLRHMVDDMHLNVQIMTNTVHDSIRSQRAHAAVRNLLAAVDSRYIVWLAGHSQGASLALEVGRDLMRNGRRNLPTFLFNPPHVSLAPVINLTHSAADDKRELYVLSNLVKAELGKVLPPHRKRMEQLFEQLSSWAPKLYVHEKDFICQGFIDYFEQREQLERRFRGAARFATVLSYRDMLIHLLGVDKEPRPHLLPSATLWKNSTGCRLRSHRLKLWWKPDSELRLTQRRHTY; this comes from the coding sequence GGACAAGGAGGAGCACCGCCGCTGCGTCGCCGCTAGCCTTGTCAACAGCACGTACGTCATGGAGAAGGACCGACGCCGATGGAGCAGGGCGCAACTCGCGCCGGCATGGTGGACGAGCTTTCACTTTCACTTGGAGCACACGCGCCTACTTGAGGACGAACATTCCATCTTTGGTGCTATTTACAGGCacgtgccgccgccgccggggcAGCATCATCCCTCCGCTCCACACTACATCGTCGCCTTCAGGGGCACCATGCTGCGGCACATGGTGGATGACATGCACCTTAACGTACAGATCATGACCAACACCGTGCATGACTCCATCCGCTCGCAGCGCGCTCACGCGGCGGTCCGCAACCTCCTCGCGGCCGTCGACAGCCGATACATCGTCTGGCTCGCAGGCCACTCTCAGGGTGCGTCGCTGGCGCTGGAGGTTGGGCGGGACCTAATGCGAAACGGCCGGCGCAACCTCCCGACCTTTCTCTTCAATCCGCCGCATGTATCGTTGGCGCCAGTCATCAACTTGACGCATTCGGCGGCGGACGACAAGAGGGAGCTGTACGTCTTGAGCAACCTCGTCAAGGCTGAGCTCGGGAAGGTCCTCCCTCCCCACCGGAAGCGCATGGAGCAGCTGTTCGAGCAGCTGTCCTCGTGGGCACCCAAGCTGTACGTGCACGAGAAGGACTTCATCTGCCAGGGCTTCATCGACTACTTCGAGCAGAGGGAGCAGCTGGAGAGGCGCTTCCGCGGCGCTGCCAGGTTTGCAACGGTACTCTCCTACCGTGACATGCTCATTCACCTGCTCGGCGTGGACAAGGAGCCGAGACCGCACCTCCTGCCATCAGCAACGTTGTGGAAGAACTCGACCGGTTGCCGCCTTCGATCGCACCGTCTCAAGCTATGGTGGAAACCGGACAGTGAACTTAGGTTGACCCAAAGGCGTCACACATATTAA